The Neoarius graeffei isolate fNeoGra1 chromosome 1, fNeoGra1.pri, whole genome shotgun sequence region TGTGATTGTGAAAAGACGTGCAAATTTTGAAACCATGAATTTGGTAGTTACAATTTCTTTGATAGTAGTTGTTGGAAAAAACCTGTAACAGTAAACTGTTAAACTGTTTCTGCTCAGAGATTTACAAACATGTTTCTGCTTTGTTTATTATGAGGGATTATATCATGCAATAGCCTGCATCAGTGATCTCACCATGCAAATGTCATTCATGAGACGACTACAGAATACTTGTTTGTGCATCGTAAAGTTTTCTTAAATGGTTTTCTATAATACCTGCTTCTCCAGTTGCCCTCTGAGCTTGTGCAAAAAATGGATGGTAAGAAAAAGCCCTACCCAGAGAACACATTCGGCCTGCTGCGCTTCATCCGGAATCTGCATGAGCATAAGTGAGTTGTATAGAAAATATACAGTTCTCATATGattttgtgttgtgttgtgttaaaGCCAATTTTGTTCTGTCTGAATAGTTCTGAAGATGCCGCGAAGTTAAATCTGATGACGTCATTCCCTGACCTTTTTGGAAATGCTTTCAAGTTTGCCAAAAAGAGAGGATGGCACACCAGACCAAGTCTGAGAGAATGGCTTCGCTCAGTACCAGAGCTTTAACAGGACAAAACTGGACAGTGTATACTCGTATAGGAGTATATAGGAGGCAACTTGTAATATATTGGTATATTACAAGTTATTAAATTAGACCCTTCTGTTTTATTGGTAGTTCTGTTTTATTGGTAGCTAGTGGTGATTTAGTTATGCAGTAATGCCTAGATGTtgcctgtgtgtgtcagtcttagCCCTTTTCCacgaaatcagttccagggctggttcggggccagtgctggtgctggttcacaacttgttcaacttgcgagccagctgagaaccagtttgcttttccatagcttggagtgctaaggggagccacgtcattacgttgctgtatacatcagttacgtcactgcatttgcataaaccttggcacgtacATCGAAGTAACAGCAACACGGAGaagagaagcagcaacaacaacaataatggatgacttcgcgtttgtacagctgctgcttctcgtcgcttaaaaatggcgacttttcgcggtcttgctattgttgtcggtcttaacaactccagtcACCTACCTGGTGTGGAATGGGGTGAACCGACGCCCAGTCCATATTGACCATTGCTGTACAACTGGCTGTCCAGTCTGGAGACATTTGAGTTCCAGGATGAGCAGATGGACGTTACCAGCAACTACCCTGCAGTGGTTCATGCAGACTTGGGGGGAGGCACACCTGGAGCAGTAGGTGGTAGCCCGTACTCACCTGAAGCTACACCGTTGCCTCGGATGCAGGCTAAGGAGACGCATGCAACATCTTTATCAGGCTCAGTGGCCTGTGACAAGGCAGTGACACCTGACAACCGAGCAACCACCTCCCCTGAGGTGTTTGGGCGCAGGTACCCTCTGAGAGAGAGGGCGCCTCCTAAACGACTCACCTTGTGATCAGTCAGTTCCTGAGAAACATTGTTCCTGAAAACAAAAGAGTTCCTGTTCATAcaaaattgtgaaaaaaaaagagttcCTGGGACTAAAATGGAAATGGGGCAAAAATGGGTCTAATCGATTGTGTTGGCAGTAGTGATTTTGTTAAATCTCTGAAAGTAAATTGccggtggaaatttttttttttttgtaaagtatGAGTTGTTATTATTAGTGGGGACTTCATAGTTTAAGGGGGAGGAATGTAATATATTAATATTATAACTGCTTAGTTAGACCCTTCTGTTTTATTGGTAGTTAAACAGAGCCATCTAGTGGTGATTTAGTTATGCAGTAATGCCTGGATGTtgcctgtgtgtgtcagtctgagAGTTGCAATAAAGAGGTGCAGACGTGTGGAAGTTGGCCTCAGTCATCTTTAGCTGTTATGGATATATTATAACAGTGTAAGATTAGTCCAAATATATTACACAACTGCCTGGCTTCCAGGACACCCCCTTGAAGAATATAAAGTACAGCTTTTCCCTGTAGCTGTGAAGACAACAACCTGTTTAATCATCCTGCACCGTAGTGTGCTCTTTTAATTGGCCTTCTTTTAATTTCTAACAGGCTTCCAGTGAAAACAGTATGTGTGGATGCACTCCCTGCCAGAAGTGTATGCAAACTCTGgagcaagggcggctggtgcataagggcgattgggcgacgcactaccaaaaaaaaaaaaaaaaagtttttttctttttttaaaacaaactttcactagcgctgctcgaggccgttttaatctgtctctgggtatcattgtccaatcagggtggtcttgcttctagagtaccaccCCTTTTGGgacgatttcagtcacgctgaaaatcacccaagagttcactgatggagtcccatgttaatatattttttttctcctgactgacacttcaatgcaatctctgtgggttccgggggggcttgccctaacatgCTTACATCACTGCGAAGcatggcaaagttgcgttcgatccgctcagtttctgaggtgagatggatgtggaaagcaattcagtgtggtccttaaaagaagttccagtcagtgcgtttacatgcacatccaaatcgagctgctgtcggtaatcgagcaaagggtcccagcaggggtgccagagaaatccaatcctacatgcacacaaggaaatcgagctattgtgtgaggtacattgtgcacccaagccacaggtggcgctacacgccccatcgtgttggtacacttccggttgtcatcatgaagaagagctattcaagagtataaacaaagttatcagttccgtattcacaagaagaacgagctgatgagcatgaactctgtctcctcattgctccagaagtgcacgcttctgctcgccattttctcttcctcctgacctcttctgctgctcgctactactgttgttgtcatgccgaccgaggctgttgtgtttcccgcttgtggtctcatcactcgtcacttccggaaggggcagtgctgaagtaagtagctcgactacgtagctcgatagggtatacatgcactaagtagctcggcaaaaatcgcataatctaggtcgtgtagctcgattacgagaaatcatgttcggttcaatttcagcctagctaacgtgtttccatgccatttagaacttcgatttcagtcgagcaacggcagaaattcgattttctctatttagtcagcgatcaaatcgagctaaattggcaacaaaacaagctggaccccctcgactaaatctaaacataaaacaaatttcgacaaggggggaaatcatatactcgaggttttacttcaacatggtcccagcgcaaatcctggcgagctggctgcgaggatgcctcagggttttctgctccccctgcttacttttccaccctggaggtggctccacggacaacactgcttggacggtcactggagtttcggacatgcatcatttatcggagaaaataaaaaaacatgagtcatcaaagattcacgtgggcagctgcctgaaattttcggcttttgggagagtgaacatcgctacacaactggatgagggctacaggctagcagttcactgccacaacgatgaggtgagcaagaacaggcacatattaaaccagctcatccaatgcgtgaaattttgtggagtgttcgagttagctctacgaggcaaagacgaaactgagggctccagtcaccgtggtgtttttctgggtttggttgacttcgtgactcacacacacacacacacacacacagtcacagaatccgttcacttttgatgttttcaatgtgcatttttatatttgccacactttgctctgagagttagcactttggtaatatccttggtaaataccagtaattgcaagatctaaagatccactcatctatttattcaactgctattgttatgttagccaactatttacaatgttttgttacagtaagtgcactttcctgtttgtccttaagttgcacagtctgtaaaattcttgctggtcatggagtttgaagtacaaaatctattgacagaacattctgtagaacagctgACTtgttacctaggtcaatttacttcagtcctgtggacatttatggtccgtgtagacataacgggggaaaattgccccccctaaaaaaaaattcaggagccgccactgctctgGAGATATATTTCTGGATAtagaaacactctagatatggatATCTAAATCCAGATTTTATAACCGGACTTTTGGCCGTGTGACATTCACATAAGTTCATTTTAAACTTCACACAGAGCACAACTTCCTGGTATTGAGGTGGTGTCTGATTATAAATTTTGAGGTTTGGTgatcctacaaccccgattccaaaaaagtttggacaaagtacaaattgtaaataaaaacaaaatgcaataatttacaaatctcaaaaactgatattgtattcacaatagaacatagacaacatatcaaatgttgaaagtgagacattttgaaatttcatgccaaatattggctcattagaaattttatgacagcaacacatctcaaaaagttgggacaggggcaataagaggctggaaaagttaaaggtacaaaaaaggaacagctggaggaccaaattgcaactcattaggtcaattggcaataggtcattaacatgactgggtataaaaagagcatcttggagtggcagcggctctcagaagtaaagatgggaagaggatcaccaatccccctaattctgcaccgacaaatagtggagcaatatcagaaaggagttcgacagtgtaaaattgcaaagagtttgaacatctcatcatctacagtgcataatatcatcaaaagattcagagaatctggaagaatctctgtgcgtaagggtcaaggccggaaaaccatactgagtgcccatgatcttcgggcccttagagggcactgcatcacatacaggcatgcttctgtattggaaatcacaaaatgggctcaggaatatttccagagaacattatgtgtgaacacaattcaccgtgccatccgccgttgccagctaaaactctatagttcaaagaagaagccgtatctaaacatgatccagaagtgcagacgtcttctctgggccaaggctcatttaaaatggactgtggcaaagtggaaaactgttctgtggtcagacggatgaaaatttgaagttctttatggaaatcagggacaccgtgtcatttggactaaagaggagaaggacgacccaagttgttatcggcgctcagttcagaagcctgcatctctgatggtgtggagttgcattagtgcgtgtggcatgggcagcttacacatctggaaagacaccatcaatgctgaaaggtatatccaggttttagagcaacatatgctcccatccagacgacgtctctttcagggaagaccttgcattttccaacatgacaatgccaaaccacatactgcatcaattacagcatcatggctgcgtagaagaagggtccgagtactgaactggccagcctgcagtccagatctttcacccatagaaaacatttggcgcatcataaaatggaagatacgacaaaaaagacctaagacagttgagcagctagaatcctacattagacaagaatgggttaacattcctatccctaaacttgagcaacttgtctcctcagtccccagacgtttacagactgttgtaaagagaaaaggggatgtctcacagtggtaaacatggccttgtcccaactttttttagatgtgttgttgtcatgaaatttaaaatcgcctaatttttctctttaaatgatacattttctcagtttaaacatttgatatgtcatagatgttctattctgaataaaatatggaattttgaaacttccacatcattgcattccgtttttatttacaatttgtactttgtcccaacttttttggaatcggggttgtaagatgcTGTCAGCTTCTGCACTTTTCTAACCTTAATCCGTAGAGAAATATTACCTGTTTCTTGATTAAATATCCTGTATTCTCTGCTTTTTCCCATAGTGATAGTAAACTATAGCTCTTTTTTCAGTACCCCTTTTAAAATGCCTTCATGAACTCCAAAGTGCTTCAGACCCATAGCATATAAGTGGGCATAATTCACATAAGTGAATTCACTTTTTTATTTGCTCAATGAAATTGGGTGACATTGCACTAATTTCTGAGGAAATCTGGTCCTGAAGCCTAACTCAGCATTGACGAGATTCCTTACCCTGCAGAGGTCATTTAACAACTTCACTTGGGATGTAAAAGTCATTGAGGATTCCCTTAAGGGGAAATGATGATACATCAAACAGGGCATGTTAAAAGCATGAATAGATTTATCCTGTGTCATACTGATGACCTTATGAAACAATGTCATGGATGGCTAAACTGAAAATTAGAGTGAATGTAAAAATAGTTTGTAAAATGTGACTTTTTGATAAGGTTTTTATAATTTTATTTGAATAAAAACAGTTTTGCTCATCAACTTCAAAATGATTAAATGCATTGGTGAGTTGAAAGGCTTCCTGTCAAAGCTGATTTTTATGTTAATCTTTTATAAACAAGATTTCCTGTTTCAAGGTTTGTTTAGTTTTTGAAAAATGTGATTtttacccaaagaaaattaaacttTCGTTACGTAAATGTTCAGTTGGTTTGTGTATTTATTAGTAGTATTTAAGTAatttaaagggttttttttttcaacttttcACTGTGATAACTAAAACTTTGATCTTGCACAGTGCTAGTACTCAGCAGTAAAATGCAGTTTAAAAGAACTGCAAATAATAGCATTGTGCAAAttaacaaagtctcatctcatctcattatctctagccgctttatccttctacagggtcgcaggcaagctggagcctatcccagctgactacgggcgaaaggcggggtacaccctggacaagtcgccaggtcatcacagggctgacacatagacacagacaaccattcacattcacacctacggtcaatttagagtcaccagttaacctaacctgcatgtctttggactgtgggggaaaccggagcacccggaggaaacccacgcggacacggggagaacatgcaaactccacacagaaaggccctcgccggccacagggctcgaacccaggaccttcttgctgtgaggcgacagcgctaaccactacaccaccgtgccgccccaaattaacAAAGTGCAGGTTGAATATGTAATATATACACTGATTACCGACAGACAAAAAAACACTGGCAagtaaagtgaataacatttcatgatctcattacaatggcagctGTCAAGGGATGGGATACATTAGGCCATAAGTGAAGTCAATTCTTAAAgttgtgctggaagcaggaaaaatatgcAAGCAtaaatctgagcgactttgacaagggccaggtTGTGGTGTCTAGACAActaggtcagagcatctccaacccAGCAGATCCTGGGGTGTTCAGTATGTAGTAGTAAGTACCTATCAAAAGCGATCCAAGGAAGGACAGCCAGTGaattggtgacagggtcatgggtgttgaaggctcattgctgCACATGAGGACTGAAGGCTAGTCAGGAGGTGAGCCAGggtctgagccccctcctcttccatCCAGCCCTCCCTGATGGTGCTCTGCTCGAAGATATAGATGCAAGCATTAACGTTATTGGCATGGGTGAGCTCAGGTAGCAGACAGAGGGCTTCTTGGTGTTGACCTGGATGCTGGTGGGAGAGTAGGTTTGCCTTGGCTTGGTGATGTGGCAACCTGCAGAACATGGGCCAGCAACTGGGTCACCTGCTGCTGCCGAATGCTGGCCTCGAGGAGGTGCTAGAAAAGATGCTCTATGTGGTGGGTGGGTGAGGGTGTCATGCTCATGCCAGCATTCTCCACCAGTGTAGTAAACTCACTGCTACGCAGATCCTGGAGTAGtggaaaacttggtgcttttattTAGAGTTTGGAGGAGAGTAGGGGGAAAGGGGAGTGCGAGAGGAGGTTCAGGAGTGGCAGTGAAGGAATGGCAGCTGGAATCTGGTGCTTAGTCATGCTGGGGTAAATTGAAGGAGCCAGCCAGGCAGTGGGTCACAGGCAGGCTGAGAGGTGAGTGGATCGGGTCTCCAGTGCTTGCCAGAATTGCGCTGAAGCTTGAGAGCAAGACCAGGAGAGCTCTCAATGATCAGGGGATGTTGTCCTCATTGTCTTCATTGTGAGGTAGCCTGAGGAGGGAGGGGAAACACCAGCTTCCTTCAACATTCAGAGCTTAACTGACCTTTGTGAGTAGCAGCGCCTTCttatatgagggtaagtcaaaaagttctaagacaaattgaaaaaaatattttatttatgaaaataacagttatttttctacatatcctccatttaagtctaaacacttctgcaagtggtgtttccatcggagaattccttctttgtagaattctgggggatgtctttcacacatTTTGAAATTATACTGTACCATCTGTCTTCGAACTTTTTGAGTTACCCTCGTATCTCTTACTACTTTCTGGATGAGCTGTGTGTTGGTGGCTGGAAGTCATTACAAAATGAATGTTGAACATTGAATTTTCATTAAACATTTAATCttaaagctttctttttctctcctcctgtgtaaagtccacaagtggaggccatctgatctgctttaatatcaacagatcttcatttaaggtatgtgaatcttttcatcatggcacaccttcagcctgttcagtgtgctgagtgcaggatgtttagtcattcttcctccgtcactagcgatagctctattagctttacttgtgataagtgcagattagttagctctctgacggagaagatttcagtgctagaagcgcgtgtccaggctttagagcaggttagtgagcgtgagaacagtgtagtttctgttagggaaagtctggacgccctaggtggagttagcaatcccccaactccggcattagagcccttacagcggggcaaatgggtgacggctcggcggcataaacgtagagccaaagctaccgctgaggctcgcccacgggagcaccactcctctccgcgtcacgtgtcgaacaggtttgctctccttagtgatgcacccactgagaaacctgaaagagctctggttataggggactctatcatacggcacgtgaaattagctcagcctttaggggcaccagcagctttagtcaggtgtataccgggagccagggcgccggacatagcaggtaatcttagggtcctaggcaagcacaggttctcaaagatagttatccatgcaggagctaatgatatacgccttcgtcagtctgaggttactaagagtaactttgtagaggtgtttaaattagcgaaggcgatgtccgatgctgtagtatgctctggccccatc contains the following coding sequences:
- the LOC132885068 gene encoding uncharacterized protein LOC132885068, which translates into the protein MGQQLGHLLLPNAGLEEVLEKMLYVVGGARRHKRRAKATAEARPREHHSSPRHVSNRFALLSDAPTEKPERALVIGDSIIRHVKLAQPLGAPAALVRCIPGARAPDIAGNLRVLGKHRFSKIVIHAGANDIRLRQSEVTKSNFVEVFKLAKAMSDAVVCSGPIPMRRGDVAYSRLWSLNCWLSRWCSENSVGFIDNWANFEGTAGLLGRDGIHPTREGAALISCSIGHSLRTGLVNF